Proteins found in one Seonamhaeicola sp. S2-3 genomic segment:
- a CDS encoding McrC family protein, which produces MKKIKQISVFEHQRLLVGTNGFKQEHLDALLKLNEYHEGKYFEPIAKGLKFNQYVGIIQVDGLVIQIHPKADKDDDDSRWSGVLLNMLKACGKLKASSVGVAHVNRKNLNLLEVYFELYLQEIDGLLRKGLVKKYRKETKNVYSLKGKLEFAGHLQKNIIHKERFYTTHQVYDENHLLHQVLCKALTIVSYFTKGTRLHDYLKRVQLNFPEVSNSNITKSQLENIKLNRKTKDYSYALELARLIILNFSPDISSGKEKMLSLLFDMNQLWEEYILKQLQRTCLNNDIHVSGQESKLFWGSNLLRPDIVLRIGSNTLIIDTKWKRPSNSSASVGDLRQMYTYCRFWDAKKAVLLYPGNEIENEFKTYNTDDYSKQDNTEIGRIEHQCKMGFVSVLDEFGNLDIQIGNKILKLLED; this is translated from the coding sequence TTGAAGAAAATTAAACAAATATCAGTTTTTGAACATCAACGTTTATTAGTTGGTACAAATGGTTTTAAACAAGAACATCTCGATGCTTTATTAAAACTTAATGAGTATCATGAAGGAAAATATTTTGAACCAATTGCAAAGGGATTAAAGTTTAATCAATACGTAGGTATTATTCAAGTAGATGGTTTAGTTATTCAAATTCACCCAAAGGCAGATAAGGATGATGACGATAGTAGATGGAGTGGTGTTTTGCTGAATATGTTAAAAGCTTGTGGCAAACTTAAAGCGAGTTCGGTGGGAGTGGCTCATGTTAATCGTAAAAATTTAAATCTCTTAGAAGTTTATTTTGAGTTGTACTTACAAGAAATAGATGGCTTACTTAGAAAAGGATTAGTTAAAAAATACCGTAAGGAAACAAAAAATGTGTATAGTCTAAAAGGTAAATTAGAGTTTGCGGGCCATCTTCAAAAAAATATAATTCATAAAGAACGATTTTATACCACACATCAAGTATATGATGAGAATCATTTACTACACCAAGTGCTGTGTAAAGCATTGACAATTGTAAGTTATTTTACGAAAGGAACACGATTGCATGATTATTTAAAAAGAGTTCAATTAAATTTTCCTGAAGTCTCAAATTCAAATATTACTAAAAGTCAATTAGAGAATATAAAGCTGAATAGAAAAACTAAAGATTATTCATATGCTTTAGAGTTGGCAAGATTAATTATTTTAAATTTTTCACCAGACATTTCAAGCGGTAAAGAAAAAATGTTATCTCTTCTTTTCGATATGAATCAATTGTGGGAAGAATACATCTTAAAACAACTACAAAGAACCTGTCTGAATAATGATATTCACGTTTCTGGGCAAGAATCAAAATTATTTTGGGGAAGCAATTTATTAAGGCCTGATATAGTGTTGAGAATTGGTAGCAATACCTTAATTATTGATACAAAATGGAAGAGACCATCAAACAGTTCTGCTTCGGTAGGTGATTTACGACAAATGTATACATATTGCCGTTTTTGGGATGCAAAAAAGGCTGTTTTACTATATCCAGGCAATGAAATAGAAAATGAATTTAAAACATATAATACCGATGATTATTCAAAACAAGATAACACAGAAATTGGAAGGATAGAGCATCAATGCAAAATGGGATTTGTTTCGGTTTTGGATGAATTTGGTAATTTGGATATCCAAATTGGAAACAAAATTTTAAAACTATTGGAAGATTAA
- a CDS encoding OsmC family protein — protein sequence MATEHYYQVNVNWNKNRNGILTSNNLDEKITIATPPEFPKGEANIWSPEHYFVAAINGCLMTTFLAVAENFKLDFIDFESNAVGKLEMIDRKFVMSEVILNPVVTISNEDQKALAIKVLEKSEKACLITNSVKSNIKMNITIKVV from the coding sequence ATGGCTACAGAACATTACTACCAAGTAAATGTAAATTGGAACAAAAACCGAAACGGCATTCTTACATCCAATAATTTAGACGAAAAAATAACCATTGCAACGCCTCCAGAATTCCCTAAAGGCGAAGCCAATATTTGGTCTCCAGAGCATTACTTTGTTGCTGCAATAAACGGTTGTTTAATGACCACTTTTTTAGCTGTAGCTGAAAATTTTAAACTTGATTTTATTGATTTTGAATCGAATGCTGTTGGTAAGTTAGAAATGATAGATAGAAAGTTCGTAATGAGTGAAGTTATTTTAAACCCCGTAGTAACAATTTCTAATGAAGACCAAAAAGCACTGGCTATTAAAGTTCTAGAAAAATCTGAAAAAGCTTGCTTAATAACAAACTCTGTTAAATCTAACATTAAAATGAATATTACTATAAAAGTAGTATAA
- a CDS encoding ImmA/IrrE family metallo-endopeptidase, with protein sequence MASVNEYYPESVTHPSEFLKEILEEKQMGAKEFAVKTGKPEKTISAVLKGKSAITSEMAILFEQVLKVPAHFWMEAQKNYDEYKARIEFQKNIDSAKEWAKAFPYAKMANHGWVAATRKIEEKVINLFEYFGIASLKAFEDYYFNQKTQVAFRISLKNQDNALAIASWLRHGEIQAQNMTVAKYSQSALKKSLPKIKELMVNQPDNFFSELRAICANVGVKLVYTPCLPKAPIHGSTRWIGDTPLIQLSGRYKRNDSFWFTFFHEIGHILLHGKKYISIENIEIEGELKEYEKEADDFAAKWLLSKQEEAEILSNDELFVEDIVFYAKKFKTHPACIIGRLQHLKKIDYNVGNEFIKTVEF encoded by the coding sequence ATGGCATCGGTTAATGAATATTATCCCGAATCGGTAACACATCCATCAGAGTTTCTTAAAGAAATATTGGAAGAGAAACAAATGGGAGCAAAAGAATTTGCGGTAAAAACAGGGAAACCTGAAAAAACAATTTCTGCTGTGCTCAAAGGGAAAAGTGCCATAACATCAGAAATGGCAATTCTATTTGAACAGGTTTTGAAAGTGCCTGCTCACTTCTGGATGGAAGCTCAAAAGAACTATGATGAATATAAGGCTAGAATTGAGTTTCAAAAGAATATCGATTCAGCAAAAGAATGGGCTAAAGCGTTTCCCTATGCTAAAATGGCAAATCATGGTTGGGTAGCGGCAACTAGAAAAATTGAAGAAAAAGTAATTAATCTATTTGAGTATTTTGGTATAGCATCCTTAAAGGCATTTGAAGATTATTATTTTAATCAAAAAACTCAAGTAGCTTTTAGAATTTCTTTGAAAAATCAAGACAATGCTTTAGCAATTGCTTCGTGGTTACGTCATGGAGAAATTCAAGCACAAAATATGACAGTAGCTAAATACAGTCAAAGTGCTTTGAAAAAAAGTTTACCAAAAATCAAAGAATTAATGGTGAATCAACCTGATAATTTCTTTTCAGAATTACGAGCTATTTGTGCCAATGTTGGTGTTAAACTTGTTTATACTCCATGCCTGCCTAAAGCCCCAATACATGGTTCAACCAGATGGATTGGTGATACGCCTCTAATTCAATTAAGCGGGCGTTATAAAAGGAATGATAGTTTTTGGTTTACATTCTTTCATGAAATTGGCCATATTCTGTTACATGGTAAAAAATATATTTCTATTGAGAACATTGAGATAGAAGGAGAATTAAAAGAATATGAAAAAGAAGCTGATGATTTTGCAGCTAAATGGTTATTATCTAAACAAGAAGAAGCTGAAATATTAAGTAATGACGAATTGTTTGTTGAAGACATTGTTTTTTATGCTAAAAAATTCAAAACACATCCAGCTTGTATTATAGGTAGATTACAACATCTTAAAAAAATAGATTATAATGTAGGTAATGAGTTTATAAAAACGGTTGAATTTTAA
- a CDS encoding type II toxin-antitoxin system RelE/ParE family toxin, which translates to MNISFSNSKLKKYANNDDQGVKNLGALRHKKYKKRLDQLRASMTLEDVRYQPGRFHELTGDRKGQWACDLDHPYRLIFKPREDPIPTDGNGKYIWVEILGVDIIEIADYH; encoded by the coding sequence GTGAATATTAGTTTCAGTAATAGTAAGTTAAAAAAATATGCCAATAATGATGATCAAGGGGTTAAAAACTTAGGAGCATTAAGGCATAAGAAGTACAAAAAGAGGTTAGATCAACTAAGAGCTTCAATGACCTTAGAAGATGTTAGATATCAACCCGGTAGATTTCATGAATTAACAGGAGATAGAAAAGGACAATGGGCTTGCGATTTAGACCATCCATACAGATTGATTTTTAAACCACGCGAAGATCCTATCCCTACAGATGGTAATGGTAAATATATTTGGGTTGAAATACTAGGTGTAGATATTATTGAAATTGCAGATTATCACTAA
- a CDS encoding cytochrome ubiquinol oxidase subunit I, translating to MEDMLFYDRMQFAFTITFHYLFPQLTMGLSLMIVYFKWKFLQSKVEKYNDAAKFWMKIFALNFAMGVVTGIPMEFQFGTNWAKFSELTGGVIGQTLAMEGMFSFFLESSFLGLFLFGEKLLGHKLHFVTGFLVFLGSWASGYLIIATHSWMQYPVGYEIVENGKFVLNNFGALFSNPWLLPAYLHNQFASIITSSFVVAAIGAFYILNNKHSEFGKLFVKTGVIFGLISSVLVAFPTGDWTAKNVAKHQPVTFAAMEGIFETEDGGSEIVLIGQPNILEKKLDNKIAVPNILSFLTHKDWNAEIKGLNEFDEKNYPTNIPGLYYSYHIMVGLGTIFIGLMLLAAIQLYRKKLYKTKWILWVLMFMLPFPYIANTTGWYTAELGRQPWLVYNLLRTSEGASPTVSSGNTLFTLLGFIGLYLLLGLLFLMLAGKIINKGPQLNQQH from the coding sequence ATGGAAGATATGCTCTTTTATGATAGAATGCAGTTTGCATTTACTATCACTTTTCACTACTTATTTCCACAATTAACCATGGGGTTATCATTGATGATAGTCTATTTTAAATGGAAATTTTTACAATCTAAAGTCGAAAAGTATAACGATGCAGCAAAATTTTGGATGAAAATTTTCGCCCTTAATTTTGCTATGGGTGTTGTAACAGGCATCCCAATGGAATTTCAATTTGGTACCAATTGGGCTAAATTTTCAGAGTTAACTGGTGGTGTAATAGGTCAAACATTGGCTATGGAGGGCATGTTTTCTTTCTTTTTAGAATCATCCTTTTTAGGACTCTTTTTATTTGGCGAAAAACTATTGGGTCATAAACTTCATTTTGTTACTGGTTTTCTAGTATTTTTAGGTTCATGGGCCAGTGGCTATTTAATTATTGCCACCCATTCATGGATGCAATACCCTGTTGGTTATGAAATAGTTGAAAACGGAAAGTTTGTTCTAAATAATTTTGGAGCACTCTTTTCAAACCCTTGGTTGTTACCTGCTTATTTACACAACCAGTTTGCCTCTATTATTACATCTTCATTTGTAGTTGCCGCCATTGGCGCCTTTTATATTTTAAACAATAAACACAGTGAATTTGGTAAACTTTTTGTAAAAACTGGAGTTATTTTTGGTTTAATATCTAGTGTACTTGTTGCTTTTCCAACTGGAGATTGGACTGCTAAAAATGTAGCTAAACACCAACCCGTAACCTTTGCCGCTATGGAAGGCATTTTTGAAACGGAAGATGGAGGCTCTGAAATTGTTCTTATTGGGCAACCTAACATTCTAGAAAAGAAACTAGATAACAAAATTGCTGTTCCTAATATTTTAAGTTTTTTAACTCATAAAGATTGGAATGCAGAAATTAAAGGTTTAAATGAATTTGATGAAAAAAATTACCCCACTAATATTCCTGGTTTATATTATTCATACCACATCATGGTAGGCTTAGGAACCATTTTTATTGGGCTAATGCTATTAGCTGCAATTCAACTTTACAGAAAAAAACTCTATAAAACTAAATGGATTTTATGGGTACTAATGTTTATGTTACCATTCCCTTATATAGCAAATACAACAGGTTGGTACACCGCAGAATTAGGCAGACAGCCCTGGCTAGTTTATAATTTACTACGCACATCTGAAGGTGCTTCACCAACAGTATCCTCTGGTAATACATTATTTACTTTACTTGGTTTTATAGGTTTGTACTTACTTTTAGGTTTACTATTTTTAATGTTAGCAGGAAAAATAATTAACAAAGGCCCACAACTAAATCAACAACACTAA
- a CDS encoding peroxiredoxin: MNNSETTKETVFSMPKIGDKAPEFKAVTTQGEINFPSDYKGEWTILFSHPADFTPVCTSEFMTFAHLEEKFKKANCKLVGLSVDGLYSHIAWLRTIKDKIKFNGMENIEVKFPLIEDITMEVAKKYGMIQPGEHQTQAVRAVFFIDPNSIVRAIIYYPLSLGRNFDEIYRALIAMQTSDKFNVATPADWEPGKDVIISPAGSCGVAEERMEGTDDLECEDWFFCTKKLDKDLVLGEVLKN; this comes from the coding sequence ATGAATAATTCAGAAACAACAAAAGAAACCGTATTTTCAATGCCTAAAATTGGTGATAAAGCACCAGAATTTAAAGCAGTAACTACACAAGGAGAAATTAACTTCCCTTCAGATTATAAAGGTGAATGGACTATTTTATTTAGTCACCCTGCTGATTTTACACCAGTTTGTACTTCAGAGTTTATGACCTTTGCTCATCTTGAAGAAAAATTCAAAAAAGCCAATTGCAAATTAGTTGGCTTATCTGTTGATGGGTTATATAGCCATATTGCTTGGTTAAGAACCATAAAAGACAAAATTAAGTTCAACGGCATGGAAAATATTGAAGTTAAATTCCCTTTAATTGAAGATATAACCATGGAAGTTGCCAAAAAATATGGCATGATTCAACCAGGTGAACACCAAACACAAGCTGTAAGAGCCGTGTTTTTTATAGATCCCAACAGTATTGTTAGAGCCATTATTTACTATCCTTTAAGCTTAGGACGTAATTTTGACGAAATTTACAGAGCCTTAATTGCAATGCAAACCTCAGATAAATTTAACGTAGCTACCCCTGCCGATTGGGAACCCGGAAAAGACGTTATAATATCTCCTGCTGGCTCTTGTGGTGTTGCTGAAGAACGAATGGAAGGTACAGACGATTTAGAATGTGAAGACTGGTTTTTCTGCACTAAAAAACTAGATAAAGACTTGGTTTTAGGCGAAGTTTTAAAAAATTAA
- the cydB gene encoding cytochrome d ubiquinol oxidase subunit II, with amino-acid sequence MELFWYIVLMTMLAIYVILDGYDFGAGIIHLFFAKKEKDKKAITNAIGPFWDANEVWLIAAGGVLFFAFPTLYASSFSGFYLPLIMILWLLIFRAIGLELRGQIHNKMWTSIWDKAFGISSLLLALFFGVALGNVVRGVNLGNVVNGVSTQEAHYFFLPLWNPTFSPQTEQLGIIDWFTLLLGIIGVIALTIHGANWIIFKTNSSLNEKLKKVVFTLSFVLLVLVIISLFIWHIIEPKPFHNFIQNPWLWIFPIITFTGLFGLFRVRSFKKHGKGFLFSSLFLFGGLTSTVASIFPKVLPSTNNVNPDLTLYNVAADDYGLSVGISWFVIAVILVIAYFTIQYRVFKGKMDDVGYGEH; translated from the coding sequence ATGGAATTATTTTGGTATATCGTTTTAATGACCATGCTAGCCATTTATGTAATTTTAGATGGTTACGATTTTGGTGCAGGCATTATTCACTTGTTTTTTGCAAAAAAAGAAAAAGATAAAAAGGCCATTACAAATGCTATAGGCCCCTTTTGGGATGCCAACGAAGTATGGCTAATTGCTGCTGGTGGCGTCTTATTTTTTGCATTCCCTACGTTATACGCTTCCTCTTTTAGCGGATTTTATTTACCCCTAATTATGATTTTATGGCTACTCATTTTTAGAGCTATTGGATTAGAATTAAGAGGACAAATACACAATAAAATGTGGACTAGCATTTGGGATAAAGCCTTTGGAATTTCTAGTTTATTACTTGCTTTATTTTTTGGTGTTGCCTTAGGTAATGTTGTTAGAGGTGTTAATTTAGGTAATGTTGTAAATGGTGTTTCTACACAAGAAGCGCACTATTTCTTTTTACCATTATGGAACCCTACTTTTAGTCCGCAAACCGAACAATTAGGTATCATAGACTGGTTTACACTATTATTAGGTATTATTGGTGTTATTGCACTAACCATACATGGTGCTAATTGGATTATTTTTAAAACAAACTCAAGCTTAAATGAAAAACTTAAAAAAGTAGTCTTCACTCTTAGTTTTGTTCTATTAGTATTAGTTATTATTTCTCTTTTCATTTGGCATATTATAGAACCTAAACCTTTTCATAACTTCATTCAAAACCCTTGGTTATGGATTTTTCCTATCATCACCTTTACTGGTTTATTTGGGTTGTTTAGAGTGAGATCATTTAAAAAACATGGAAAAGGATTCTTATTTTCATCTTTGTTTTTATTTGGAGGATTAACCTCTACGGTAGCTTCAATTTTCCCTAAAGTTTTACCATCAACAAATAATGTTAATCCAGACCTAACATTATACAATGTTGCTGCAGATGATTACGGATTATCTGTTGGTATTTCTTGGTTTGTTATTGCAGTTATTTTGGTAATTGCATATTTCACCATTCAATACCGTGTTTTTAAAGGTAAGATGGATGATGTTGGCTACGGAGAACATTAA
- a CDS encoding NAD(P)/FAD-dependent oxidoreductase, producing MAKIVILGAGISGHVAATHLRRKLPKKHEVVVVSPNSNYQWIPSNIWVGIGRMKSKKILFPLAPLYKKKGINYKQAKAVTFYPEGDKKEQKPYIVSEYVTGEKKGQQEKVTYDYLINATGPKLNFEATEGLIPGKNKTYSVCTYTHANHAWEGLSALIESMKKGKKAKILIGTGHAKSTCQGAAFEYILNVEKELKRHKVRDMAEITWISNEYSLGDFGMDGMLMSYGDMIMKSSELVEMIFEDRGIKWILGAGVNKIEDGIAYYENLEGEHKVETYDFAMLIPAFSGHGFKAYDKNNQDITNKLFKGFMIVDADYTPKPYEEWTVQDWPETYQNPNYKNIFAPGIAFAPPHTISKPRKSKNGTDIFPAPPRTGMPSGITSKLVADNIIDAIKKGDNSLQHKGSMGNMGAACIASAGFGFWSGSGVSITTFPIVPDFVKYPDSHGRHLGKTFGSIGLAGHWLKLMLHHAFLWKAKMRPFWWLIPE from the coding sequence ATGGCTAAAATTGTCATTCTAGGCGCAGGTATTTCAGGACACGTAGCTGCTACACATTTACGTAGAAAACTCCCTAAAAAACACGAAGTTGTTGTTGTTTCTCCTAACAGTAATTATCAATGGATTCCATCAAATATTTGGGTAGGAATTGGTAGAATGAAGTCCAAAAAAATACTATTTCCGCTTGCTCCACTTTACAAAAAAAAGGGCATTAACTACAAACAAGCCAAAGCGGTAACATTTTACCCAGAAGGAGACAAAAAAGAACAAAAACCCTACATTGTATCCGAATATGTTACTGGCGAAAAAAAAGGACAACAAGAAAAAGTAACATATGACTACCTAATTAATGCCACAGGACCAAAACTTAATTTTGAAGCTACAGAAGGCTTAATTCCTGGTAAAAACAAAACTTACTCCGTTTGCACATATACACATGCTAATCATGCTTGGGAAGGATTAAGTGCCTTAATTGAAAGCATGAAAAAAGGCAAAAAAGCCAAAATACTAATTGGTACAGGACATGCAAAATCTACATGCCAAGGAGCTGCTTTTGAATATATTTTAAACGTAGAAAAAGAATTGAAACGTCATAAAGTACGTGATATGGCCGAAATTACCTGGATTTCTAACGAGTACAGCCTTGGTGATTTTGGAATGGATGGTATGTTAATGAGCTACGGGGATATGATTATGAAATCTAGCGAGCTAGTAGAAATGATTTTTGAAGACAGAGGTATAAAATGGATTTTAGGAGCTGGAGTAAATAAAATTGAAGATGGTATAGCTTATTATGAAAATTTAGAAGGCGAACATAAAGTAGAAACTTATGACTTCGCCATGTTAATTCCAGCATTTTCAGGACATGGTTTTAAAGCCTATGATAAAAACAATCAAGATATTACTAATAAGCTTTTTAAGGGTTTCATGATTGTAGATGCAGATTACACACCAAAACCTTATGAAGAATGGACCGTTCAAGATTGGCCAGAAACCTATCAAAACCCTAACTATAAAAACATTTTTGCTCCAGGTATAGCATTTGCGCCACCACACACCATCTCAAAACCTAGAAAAAGTAAAAACGGAACTGATATTTTTCCTGCACCTCCTAGAACGGGTATGCCTTCAGGAATTACCTCCAAATTAGTAGCCGATAATATAATTGATGCCATTAAAAAAGGAGATAACAGTTTGCAGCATAAAGGCTCTATGGGTAATATGGGAGCTGCTTGTATTGCTTCTGCAGGATTTGGTTTTTGGAGTGGTAGCGGAGTAAGCATCACAACGTTTCCTATTGTTCCAGATTTTGTGAAATATCCAGATAGTCATGGGCGCCATTTAGGAAAAACCTTTGGCTCTATTGGGCTAGCAGGTCATTGGCTTAAATTAATGCTACATCATGCCTTTTTGTGGAAAGCAAAAATGAGACCTTTTTGGTGGCTAATTCCTGAGTAA
- the trxA gene encoding thioredoxin → MSKFSEIINQDKPVLVDFFAEWCGPCKMMSPILKQVKDSLGDRVSIIKIDVDKNQILATKYQIRGVPTLMLFKKGKQVWRQSGVLQKDDILNVITSNL, encoded by the coding sequence ATGAGCAAATTTTCTGAAATAATAAATCAAGACAAACCCGTTTTAGTAGATTTTTTTGCTGAATGGTGTGGACCATGCAAAATGATGAGTCCTATTTTAAAACAAGTTAAAGATAGTTTAGGAGACCGTGTTTCCATCATTAAAATAGATGTAGACAAAAACCAAATCTTAGCCACAAAATATCAAATAAGAGGCGTACCAACACTCATGCTCTTTAAAAAAGGCAAACAAGTTTGGAGACAATCTGGTGTACTTCAAAAAGATGATATTTTAAACGTAATCACCTCCAATTTATAA